In Fervidobacterium nodosum Rt17-B1, one genomic interval encodes:
- a CDS encoding RnfABCDGE type electron transport complex subunit D, whose translation MKLLTTSAPHVRNEDSTRKIMIDVLIALVPAVIGATYFFGLYALVLSVIGMVSAELIELFIMRVLRKDKSFAPNGSAAVTGLLLALNVSAATPWWVLLIGVVFAIAIVKHAFGGLGQNIFNPALAARVFLLISFPTAMTTWYKPITSFTGWYSADVQTTATPLAILKLQGFSKVMESTSYIDLIFGNIGGCIGETSAILLLIGFIYLVLRGRIKVVIPATYILTVLVMASIFYAINPEKFGSPVFHLFAGGLMLGALFMATDMVTSPMTLKGQAIFGLGCGLLTMIIRYFGGYPEGVSLSILLMNALVPMIDRYTQPKIFGRRKS comes from the coding sequence ATGAAGCTTCTTACAACAAGCGCACCACATGTGAGAAATGAAGATTCAACAAGGAAGATAATGATAGATGTTTTGATAGCACTAGTACCTGCTGTTATTGGTGCAACTTACTTTTTCGGATTGTACGCGTTAGTACTATCTGTAATTGGTATGGTAAGTGCTGAACTGATTGAACTTTTTATAATGCGTGTTCTTAGGAAAGATAAATCTTTTGCTCCAAATGGGAGTGCTGCTGTCACTGGATTACTACTTGCTTTGAACGTTAGTGCCGCGACACCATGGTGGGTTTTACTTATTGGTGTAGTGTTTGCTATAGCAATCGTTAAGCATGCATTTGGTGGCTTAGGGCAAAATATATTCAACCCAGCTTTAGCTGCAAGAGTTTTCTTACTTATATCTTTCCCAACAGCAATGACTACATGGTATAAACCTATAACATCATTTACTGGATGGTATTCCGCAGATGTTCAAACGACTGCAACACCACTTGCTATTTTAAAATTACAAGGTTTCAGTAAAGTTATGGAATCAACATCCTATATAGATCTTATATTTGGAAATATAGGTGGTTGTATAGGTGAAACAAGTGCCATACTCCTACTCATTGGTTTTATTTACCTTGTACTTAGGGGAAGGATTAAAGTTGTTATTCCTGCTACTTATATTCTCACTGTTTTAGTGATGGCTTCTATTTTCTATGCAATTAACCCTGAAAAATTCGGTTCTCCAGTATTTCATCTCTTTGCTGGTGGTCTAATGCTTGGTGCTTTGTTCATGGCAACAGACATGGTTACAAGTCCTATGACGCTAAAAGGTCAAGCGATATTTGGTTTAGGATGCGGTTTACTTACAATGATAATTAGATACTTTGGTGGATATCCTGAGGGCGTATCTTTGTCCATACTTCTTATGAATGCTTTGGTACCTATGATTGATAGATACACCCAACCCAAAATCTTTGGGAGGCGAAAATCATGA
- a CDS encoding DDE-type integrase/transposase/recombinase: protein MVNVQLKCPHCGSSNFIKNGHDKFKNQIFFCKDCKRYFKLSFTKKHKLFSFPYPRCVHCNHVMEIYKIRRYFVRFRCRKCNFKTSVPLSLPQPVPFNFHPFKFFRFPIYIILKAFILYFKYNLSLRAIKACLNINVSHVAIYKWIIKLSSVISLFEFENVFKVHGDEVQIELITDGLKAYEIAVKLNFDNVEHREVRLGKNNECESKFSLFKMFVRAKRSFKKFSNIRYYVNGFCVVRNLCKLYENENEMITALASIITTS from the coding sequence ATGGTTAATGTCCAACTCAAATGCCCTCATTGTGGCTCTTCTAACTTCATCAAAAACGGTCATGATAAGTTCAAAAACCAAATCTTCTTTTGCAAAGATTGCAAGCGTTATTTTAAACTTTCTTTCACCAAAAAACACAAACTTTTTTCTTTCCCTTACCCTCGTTGTGTTCATTGTAACCATGTCATGGAAATTTACAAAATCCGCCGTTATTTCGTTCGTTTCAGATGCAGAAAGTGCAACTTCAAAACTTCTGTTCCACTTTCTCTTCCCCAGCCTGTGCCTTTCAACTTTCATCCTTTCAAATTCTTCCGTTTCCCTATCTATATCATTCTCAAAGCTTTCATCTTGTACTTCAAATACAACCTTTCTCTTCGTGCTATTAAAGCTTGCTTGAATATCAATGTCTCTCATGTCGCTATTTACAAATGGATTATCAAGTTATCTTCTGTTATTTCGCTTTTTGAGTTTGAGAATGTATTTAAAGTTCATGGTGATGAAGTCCAAATAGAGTTAATAACTGATGGACTAAAAGCGTACGAGATAGCAGTGAAACTAAATTTTGATAATGTTGAGCACAGAGAAGTAAGACTAGGTAAAAACAACGAATGTGAATCGAAATTTTCGTTATTTAAGATGTTTGTTAGGGCGAAAAGGAGCTTCAAGAAATTTAGCAACATACGGTACTATGTAAATGGTTTTTGTGTAGTAAGGAACCTATGCAAGTTATATGAGAACGAAAATGAGATGATTACAGCTTTAGCTTCCATCATCACTACTAGTTAA
- the rsxC gene encoding electron transport complex subunit RsxC, which yields MKLLTFKGGVHPPEKKYTEHEEIRKAPLPEKVVVFMAQHAGTPAKPIVEVGQEVKTGQVIGEPQGAISAYVHSPVTGKVVSIAKVNSNVHGMAVDAVTIERTSDDDWELLPKLDYRSATKEELLDNIKKAGIVGLGGAMFPTHVKLNPPKPVDTLIINGAECEPYLTIDHRVMLEMSDEILIGIEIAKKILGVKEVYIGIENNKKDAIELLEKKWNGNVKVAALKTKYPQGAEKQLIKAITGREVPSGGLPSDVGVVVQNVSTMLAIKEAVVDGKPLIERGLTLTGEGVKEKGNWWVRIGTPISWIIEKLGNGFVEGLQEVKVLMGGPMMGIPVSSLDTPILKGNNGLTIITEQKRESTNCIRCSYCVHVCPMNLQPYLLDLLSRKKKYDEAAAIGLLDCIECGSCTYICPANVEHVKSIKLAKKVYRTLRGGKK from the coding sequence GTGAAATTGCTAACTTTTAAAGGTGGTGTACATCCACCTGAAAAGAAATATACAGAGCATGAAGAGATTCGAAAAGCACCACTTCCAGAAAAAGTTGTTGTCTTTATGGCTCAACATGCTGGCACTCCTGCAAAGCCTATAGTCGAAGTTGGTCAAGAGGTTAAGACAGGCCAAGTCATTGGTGAACCTCAAGGTGCTATTTCCGCATATGTTCATTCTCCCGTAACCGGAAAAGTGGTAAGCATAGCAAAAGTAAATAGTAACGTACATGGAATGGCTGTTGATGCCGTAACAATTGAACGAACTAGTGATGATGATTGGGAATTACTGCCAAAATTAGACTATCGATCTGCAACGAAAGAGGAATTACTAGATAATATCAAAAAAGCAGGTATTGTTGGACTCGGTGGAGCTATGTTCCCAACTCACGTTAAACTTAATCCACCAAAACCTGTTGACACACTTATTATTAATGGTGCCGAGTGTGAGCCATACTTAACAATTGACCACAGGGTTATGCTGGAAATGTCAGATGAAATTTTAATAGGTATTGAAATAGCAAAGAAAATTTTAGGGGTCAAAGAGGTTTACATTGGTATAGAAAATAACAAAAAAGATGCAATAGAATTATTGGAAAAAAAGTGGAATGGAAATGTCAAAGTTGCGGCATTAAAAACAAAGTATCCTCAAGGTGCTGAAAAACAGCTCATAAAAGCTATAACAGGAAGGGAAGTACCAAGTGGTGGTCTTCCTTCAGATGTTGGAGTAGTTGTTCAAAATGTTAGTACGATGTTAGCTATAAAAGAAGCAGTCGTTGATGGAAAACCTTTAATAGAAAGAGGGCTTACGCTAACTGGAGAGGGAGTAAAAGAAAAAGGCAATTGGTGGGTTAGAATAGGTACGCCAATTTCATGGATTATAGAAAAACTAGGTAACGGTTTTGTAGAAGGTTTACAGGAAGTTAAAGTACTTATGGGTGGACCTATGATGGGAATTCCAGTTTCGTCACTTGATACTCCTATATTAAAAGGAAATAATGGTTTAACGATCATAACAGAACAAAAAAGAGAATCAACAAACTGTATTAGGTGTTCTTACTGTGTACATGTCTGTCCAATGAATTTGCAACCGTACTTACTTGACTTACTATCAAGAAAGAAGAAATACGATGAAGCTGCTGCTATCGGGTTACTTGATTGTATTGAATGTGGTTCTTGTACTTACATCTGTCCAGCGAATGTTGAGCATGTTAAGTCAATAAAACTTGCTAAAAAAGTTTACCGCACATTGAGAGGTGGTAAAAAATGA